Proteins found in one Paenibacillus dendritiformis genomic segment:
- a CDS encoding TetR/AcrR family transcriptional regulator — protein MASQKKEKYSQILEAAVKVFAEHGFHRSQVSRIAKTAGVADGTIYLYFKRKEDILISLFREKLGELIGKFHASLEETTGAKEALRKVCEIHFTELGNNPDLAFVTQIELRQSSLELRKEIGKIIKPYIVLIEKIIVQGIEEKVFRADLDVKLTRLLIFGSMDEVVTSWLISGQKYSLIGQLDGMVGFFLKGLEA, from the coding sequence ATGGCAAGTCAGAAAAAAGAAAAATATTCCCAAATCCTCGAAGCAGCGGTCAAAGTATTCGCCGAACACGGATTTCACCGTTCGCAAGTTTCCAGGATTGCGAAAACGGCCGGGGTCGCTGACGGTACGATCTATCTTTATTTCAAGCGAAAGGAGGATATCCTTATTTCTTTGTTCCGCGAGAAGCTTGGCGAGCTGATCGGCAAGTTCCACGCGAGTCTCGAAGAAACGACCGGAGCGAAGGAAGCGCTGCGCAAGGTGTGCGAAATTCATTTTACCGAGCTGGGAAATAACCCGGACCTTGCCTTCGTCACCCAAATCGAGCTGAGACAAAGCTCGCTCGAGCTCCGCAAAGAAATCGGAAAGATCATTAAGCCATACATTGTGCTCATTGAAAAAATTATCGTGCAAGGCATCGAAGAGAAAGTGTTCCGTGCCGATCTCGACGTCAAGCTTACCCGCCTGCTTATCTTCGGCTCCATGGACGAAGTCGTGACGTCCTGGCTAATTTCCGGGCAGAAATATTCGCTCATCGGCCAGTTGGATGGTATGGTAGGCTTCTTCCTTAAAGGACTGGAGGCTTAA